GGAGGGGTTGCGGCAGACCGGTTCAACAGGAGTACGATCATACGATGGACACAGATTGCGGCAGTATTGCAAACATCATTACTGGCGGTCTTATTTTTAACCCATCATATTGTTGTCTGGCAAATTCTGGCTTTAAGTGTGGTGTTGGGAATAATCAATGCTTTTGATGTTCCGGCAAGGCAAACAATGATCAGCCAGGTAGTGATGGAGGAAAGTGATGTTCCAAGTGCACTTTCTCTCAGCTCTGCAACATCAAGTATCAGCAAGGTATTAGGTCCTGCAGTTGCGGGTTTTGTATTAGAGCATTGGAATGTCGGTTTTTGTTTTGTACTTAATGCAATTGGTTTTATGATTGTAATTGTCTGTTTTTCGATGATGAAGTTGCCGACATATGAAAAGAAAACAACGCATAAAAAAGTACTCTCAGAATTCAAAGAGGGGTGGGTTTATCTTAAAAATGAGTCCAGAATCGGCTTGGTAATTCTTATGCTTTCCCTGATGGGTTTACTGGTTTTACCTTACGATACTTTAATTCCTGAGGTTGCTAAAATTACTTTTAAAGGAAGTGCATCCACTTTTGGATATATTTCAGGATTTATAGGTTTAGGAGCTGTTTCAGGAACCATTTTACTGGCCTCACTCAAAAGAAATGATAAGCTCAGGTTCTATCTTGTTCTGAGTACAGCAGCCCTTGGTTTGGGGCTCATTCTGTTTTCGCAGTCAACAAATTTTTACTGGGCAATGCTGTTTGTGGTCTTTACAGGATTTGGAAGTGTGATGCAACTGACCAGCTGTAATATTATCGTGCAGTCCGAAGCGGCACCTCATATGAAAGGGAGGGCGATCAGTATTTTATTAACGGCTATTTTTGGAATGCTTCCGTTGGGAAGTTTAGTCACAGGATATGCTTCAGAGCATATAGGAAGTAGTAATACACTCCTGATTCAAGGAATACTCGCAATCCTGATAGCAATATGTTTCTACAGGTTATTTACAATTCCTGAAAAAAATAAAGTATCCTCTCCGGAAAAAGAGGAATTCACTCGTGAAACAATTTAATATTAAAAAAAATGCAAGAAACAAACAAAAGCGCTTTGCTGGTAATGGATATGCAAAATTCTATTTTACAGAATATTGACGATCCGAAGCCATTAGTCAGCAATATTTCCAAAGCCATTTCTCATGCGAGGTCAAACGGGATCCCGGTTATTTAC
The sequence above is drawn from the Chryseobacterium daecheongense genome and encodes:
- a CDS encoding MFS transporter; translation: MNISSVSTFRAFKSGNFKYYFAGRSISQFGTWMQRTAIVWLIYSLTHSSFMLGVTVFAEQFPSFLFSFAGGVAADRFNRSTIIRWTQIAAVLQTSLLAVLFLTHHIVVWQILALSVVLGIINAFDVPARQTMISQVVMEESDVPSALSLSSATSSISKVLGPAVAGFVLEHWNVGFCFVLNAIGFMIVIVCFSMMKLPTYEKKTTHKKVLSEFKEGWVYLKNESRIGLVILMLSLMGLLVLPYDTLIPEVAKITFKGSASTFGYISGFIGLGAVSGTILLASLKRNDKLRFYLVLSTAALGLGLILFSQSTNFYWAMLFVVFTGFGSVMQLTSCNIIVQSEAAPHMKGRAISILLTAIFGMLPLGSLVTGYASEHIGSSNTLLIQGILAILIAICFYRLFTIPEKNKVSSPEKEEFTRETI